Proteins co-encoded in one Zygotorulaspora mrakii chromosome 5, complete sequence genomic window:
- the BNA4 gene encoding kynurenine 3-monooxygenase (similar to Saccharomyces cerevisiae BNA4 (YBL098W); ancestral locus Anc_7.429), translated as MTESVGIIGAGLVGCLAALAFAKRGYRVTLFDYRADPRDEATTDRNLRSINLAISSRGISSLEFVDDEVAKRALRDIIPMKGRMIHDSSGRQESQIYGLFGEAINSIDRGLLNNNLLDELDKYDGTNDINLMFDHKLVKIDFGEKQQECLFATTNYGMKTYDFDFVVGCDGAYSATRYQMQKQVRLNYAQEYIDCCYIELYIPPSPEYNSEFNGPFAIAPDHLHIWPRDEFMLIALPNADGSFTSTFFGSWALVESLVPSKNKVEEFLLANFPDAMELMGIENAVRSFMDHPKGALMCVECNPYHASGGRAIILGDAAHSMVPFYGQGMNCGFEDVKVLMKLLDKNKNRTEVFEQYSKQRHEDLVAIVTLAKNNYKEMSHDVTSKMFLMRKKLDGVLGKVLKGKWLPLYTMVSFRDDIAYHKAIEISRKQTAILKLLQAIIIVAISASGYKAFGYFSRLFKRLSALQKHST; from the coding sequence ATGACAGAGTCGGTTGGTATTATAGGTGCTGGTCTGGTAGGCTGTCTTGCAGCATTGGCTTTTGCTAAGAGAGGCTATAGGGTGACGCTTTTTGATTACAGGGCTGATCCTCGTGACGAAGCAACGACCGACAGAAATCTGAGATCAATAAATCTTGCAATTTCTAGTCGAGGCATCAGTTCTTTGGAATTTGTCGATGATGAGGTTGCTAAAAGGGCTCTAAGAGATATCATCCCCATGAAAGGACGTATGATTCACGATTCAAGTGGACGACAGGAATCTCAGATCTATGGATTGTTTGGCGAGGCAATCAATTCTATAGACCGTGGACTTTTGAATAACAATCTTCTTGATGAGCTAGACAAATATGACGGTACAAATGATATAAATCTTATGTTTGATCATAAACTGGTCAAGATCgattttggagaaaaacAACAAGAGTGTTTATTTGCAACGACCAATTATGGTATGAAAACCTACGATTTCGATTTTGTTGTCGGTTGTGATGGGGCTTATTCTGCCACAAGATACCAAATGCAGAAACAAGTAAGATTGAATTACGCGCAGGAGTATATTGACTGTTGCTACATCGAGTTATACATTCCACCTTCGCCTGAGTACAACTCTGAATTCAATGGGCCATTTGCTATTGCACCTGATCATCTCCATATCTGGCCTCGTGATGAATTCATGCTCATCGCGTTACCGAACGCTGACGGTTCGTTTACTTCCACCTTTTTTGGTTCCTGGGCCCTAGTGGAGTCTTTAGTTCCGTCAAAGAACAAAGTGGAAGAGTTCTTATTGGCGAATTTTCCGGATGCAATGGAGTTGATGggtattgaaaatgctgTCCGGTCATTCATGGATCATCCCAAGGGAGCCTTGATGTGCGTCGAGTGCAATCCATACCATGCTTCCGGTGGCAGAGCTATCATTCTTGGTGATGCTGCTCATTCAATGGTGCCATTTTATGGTCAGGGTATGAATTGTGGTTTCGAAGACGTAAAGGTGTTGATGAAGCTGCTCGATAAGAACAAAAACCGTACAGAGGTGTTTGAACAGTACAGCAAACAAAGACACGAGGACCTTGTTGCTATCGTAACATTGGCGAAGAACAATTACAAAGAGATGTCTCATGATGTTACTTCTAAAATGTTCctaatgagaaaaaagttggaTGGTGTTTTAGGAAAAGTCCTCAAGGGTAAGTGGCTACCATTGTATACCATGGTATCATTCAGAGACGATATTGCTTACCACAAAGCTATCGAAATCTCACGCAAGCAGACAGCCATATTAAAACTCTTGCAAGCAATTATTATTGTTGCTATATCAGCCTCAGGTTACAAAGCTTTCGGGTATTTTTCTAGACTTTTTAAGCGCTTGTCAGCACTACAAAAGCATTCAACGTGA
- the BRN1 gene encoding condensin subunit BRN1 (similar to Saccharomyces cerevisiae BRN1 (YBL097W); ancestral locus Anc_7.428), which yields MSSIRNRYQDDENDDQGLFTNRSTMMANFEEWIKMATDNKINSKNSWNFALIDYFHDLNVLRDSENNINFQKASATLDGCVKIYSSRVDSVTTETGKLLSGLAQKKKDDKIGSSNGQDRNDGSDEHENGAEDGVYIDPATGLPVASDTDAQAKRRVYNRVLETTLVDFDSIKLKELDKELNIDPLFKKALVDFDEGGAKSLLLNTLNTDCSARVVFDTAFNDEGVAATLDDLSDKGKEEKEAPENEAEKLINSEMADTSETLNSEKCDDSESTIIIEDEILSLGIDFIKFDEISRCEISSSIQQLRNVVEDISKAKNFIDTVNNKFDNFLSEQELQDVVPEAGLDDINSDNGVLQDEYSYISQEEDKNEENTESPKEDVDNARGLMENIETSNTNENAGRMENLFEIDLMSYFDESLKRNWRGREHWKVRNLKRSNLFGSGPNETNKLNNPQNESNDDNEKSKNETAAKKKKKQTEIDFFAIDDHLEETIFAPKKRANIDLPLKARTDDSHHLLPPDYQFSTKKITRLFIKPTQSMNLFTSRRNLEPVRMQNEKVTHTTPKNNNEGIAIADEQFWAQNYERKEREEEEEKNEPDEDIKNGIINNPFADDDVDVDFNQAFEDDTVDSSPNEEPGKLPIDDSKVSYSRVSKKVDVRKLKHNLWKSIKVLVGRDAIDNNRPHNDNQDLTIKIRLTDIAGEISKLYPDEALTDISTSFCFICLLHLANEYGLHITNTENFEDLIVAYNKTIND from the coding sequence ATGTCAAGCATCAGGAATCGTTATCAAGATGATGAGAATGATGATCAGGGACTTTTTACAAACAGATCCACGATGATGGCTAACTTTGAGGAATGGATCAAAATGGCTACCGACAACAAGatcaattcaaagaatagTTGGAACTTTGCGCTCATTGACTACTTTCATGATTTAAATGTATTGAGAGATTCGGAAAATAACATAAATTTCCAGAAGGCATCCGCTACTCTGGATGGCTGCGTGaaaatatattcttctAGAGTTGATTCCGTCACGACTGAAACAGGTAAACTGCTCAGTGGACTtgctcaaaaaaagaaagatgataAAATTGGGTCTTCCAATGGTCAAGATCGAAATGATGGGTCTGATGAGCATGAAAATGGTGCCGAAGATGGCGTGTACATCGATCCAGCGACGGGTCTCCCGGTTGCGAGTGATACCGATGCTCAAGCAAAGCGAAGAGTTTATAATCGTGTACTCGAGACTACACTTGTTGATTTCGATAGcatcaaattgaaagagcTGGACAAGGAACTGAATATTGACccattgttcaaaaaagcATTAGTAGATTTTGACGAAGGTGGGGCAAAAAGCCTTTTGCTGAATACTTTGAATACCGATTGTTCTGCTAGAGTAGTGTTTGATACAGCTTTTAATGATGAAGGTGTTGCAGCTACGCTAGATGATCTGTCTGATAAAggtaaagaagaaaaggaagcCCCAGAGAATGAGGCGGAGAAATTGATTAACAGTGAAATGGCTGATACATCAGAGACTCTGAATTCAGAGAAATGTGACGACTCAGAGAGCACTATTATAATAGAGGACGAAATTCTGTCACTCGGAATtgactttatcaaattcgATGAGATAAGCCGCTGCGAGATATCTTCGTCTATACAGCAGCTCCGAAATGTCGTTGAGGACATAAGCAAGgcgaaaaattttattgataCCGTCAACAATAAGTTTGATAATTTTCTTAGTGAACAAGAATTACAGGATGTCGTCCCGGAAGCCGGTTTAGATGACATTAACAGCGATAATGGTGTACTGCAAGATGAATATTCTTATATTTCGCAAGAGGAGGATAAAAACGAAGAGAACACGGAAAGTCCTAAGGAAGATGTGGACAATGCAAGAGGGTTGATGGAGAATATAGAAACGTCCAATACTAATGAAAATGCAGGTCGAATGGAAAATTTATTCGAGATAGATTTAATGTCATATTTCGACGAAAGTCTTAAAAGAAATTGGAGAGGTAGAGAACATTGGAAAGTACGAAATCTGAAAAGAAGTAATTTATTTGGCAGCGGTCCTAATGAAACAAATAAACTGAACAACCCGCAAAATGAGAGTAATGatgacaatgaaaaatcaaagaatgaaacTGCAgcgaagaagaagaaaaaacaaacggagatagatttttttgccatAGATGATCACTTGGAAGAGACGATTTTTGCCccaaagaaaagagctAACATTGACTTACCTCTGAAAGCTCGAACAGACGATTCTCATCATTTATTACCTCCAGACTACCAATTCTCAACAAAGAAGATCACGAGACTATTCATAAAGCCTACACAGTCAATGAACTTGTTCACCAGCAGACGGAACCTGGAGCCAGTACGGATGCAGAATGAAAAGGTAACTCATACTACACCaaagaataataatgaaGGTATAGCTATAGCTGATGAGCAATTCTGGGCCCAAAATTATGAAAGAAAGGAGagggaagaagaagaggagaaaaatgaacctgatgaagatattaaaaatggAATTATAAACAATCCGTTTGCGGACGATGATGTGGATGTTGATTTCAAtcaagcttttgaagatgataccGTGGACAGTTCTCCTAACGAGGAACCTGGTAAATTGCCAATAGATGATTCTAAGGTAAGTTACTCCCGTGTATCTAAGAAAGTTGATGTGCGAAAGTTGAAGCATAACCTATGGAAATCGATTAAAGTACTAGTCGGCAGAGATGCAATTGATAACAATCGACCTCATAATGATAATCAAGATTTAACAATAAAAATTAGATTGACAG